The following are encoded together in the Phaseolus vulgaris cultivar G19833 chromosome 9, P. vulgaris v2.0, whole genome shotgun sequence genome:
- the LOC137822104 gene encoding uncharacterized protein, translating into MEEQKLKDLKIKNYLYQAIDREILDTILNDDTSKDIWDSMRKKFQGSTRVKRAQLQALCREFEILQMKEDETVNEYFARTLKIAKSMKECGECIQEDIIAAKIFWSMTLKFNYVVCSIEESNNLDTMTIDELQSSLLVHEQRMLYLVEEEQALQITYEDRGGRGRGSFRGRGRARQSINKAEIDCFKCHKHGNFQYECPTWEKKINYVEVEDKIDQKDELLLMASLDFKQGKKEERFLDFGCSNHMSGNKNWFS; encoded by the coding sequence ATGGAAGAACAAAAGCTGAAGGACTTGAAGATAAAGAACTATCTGTATCAAGCCATCGATCGAGAAATTTTAGATACTATCCTCAATGATGATACATCCAAAGACATTTGGGACTCtatgagaaaaaaatttcaagGGTCCACAAGGGTGAAAAGAGCACAATTGCAAGCCTTGTGTCGAGAATTTGAAATTCTGCAAATGAAGGAAGATGAAACGGTGAATGAATACTTTGCCCGCACCTTGAAAATTGCTAAAAGTATGAAGGAGTGTGGAGAATGCATTCAAGAGGACATTATTGCTGCAAAAATCTTCTGGTCCATGACCctgaaatttaattatgttgTGTGCTCAATTGAAGAATCCAACAATTTGGACACTATGACAATCGATGAACTACAGAGTAGTCTTTTAGTTCATGAGCAAAGGATGTTGTATCTTGTAGAGGAGGAACAAGCACTACAGATTACCTATGAAGATAGGGGAGGACGAGGAAGAGGTTCTTTCCGTGGCAGAGGAAGAGCGAGACAGTCAATCAACAAAGCTGAAATTGATTGTTTCAAGTGTCACAAACATGGAAATTTCCAATATGAATGTCCTACCtgggagaaaaaaataaattatgttgagGTGGAAGATAAAATAGATCAAAAGGATGAACTCTTGTTAATGGCTTCTCTTGATTTTAAGCAAGGAAAAAAAGAGGAACGGTTTCTTGACTTCGGGTGCAGTAACCACATGAGTGGTAACAAAAATTGGTTCTCATAA
- the LOC137822105 gene encoding uncharacterized protein translates to MMLTGGSDVVYCKLLMSTLADVTLEWFVILPDGHVTTFDQFTTLFREQYLVNRAPTRLSYDVFDIKQYQGESLKEFLNRFKIQVVRLKPTDEAMKVHAFVKGMLSGPFSESLLRFYLKTFTEIRHRALAHIAAHDRVTEKHVPVGPIRPRATDRPQPMRVHEMTTEKKGAGKPNMVPIT, encoded by the coding sequence ATGATGCTCACCGGAGGGTCTGACGTTGTGTACTGCAAGCTGCTTATGAGCACGTTGGCAGACGTGACGTTGGAGTGGTTCGTCATCCTCCCAGATGGACACGTCACTACCTTCGACCAATTCACCACACTGTTTAGGGAACAATACCTTGTTAACAGGGCCCCCACTCGACTCTCTTATGATGTCTTTGACATTAAacagtaccagggggagtccTTGAAGGAATTCTTGAACAGGTTTAAGATCCAGGTGGTGAGGTTGAAACCCACGGATGAGGCCATGAAGGTGCACGCCTTCGTCAAGGGAATGTTGTCAGGACCTTTCAGTGAATCGCTGCTAAGGTTCTACCTGAAGACGTTCACCGAGATAAGGCATCGGGCTTTGGCGCACATCGCTGCACACGATCGAGTGACAGAGAAACATGTTCCCGTTGGTCCTATCCGACCTCGAGCAACAGATCGACCTCAGCCCATGAGGGTACACGAGATGACAACGGAGAAGAAGGGCGCGGGGAAACCTAATATggttccaataacatga